The sequence below is a genomic window from Deinococcus humi.
CGTCATGAAGCGCCTCCTGCTCGCCCCGCGTGAACCCGTCAACGCCCTGACCCACTGGGCCGGTGCACTGGCGGCGCTGATCGTGCTGGGGCCGCTGCTGTGGTGGGCGCACTCGCGCGGGCTGGCGCTGTGGCCCTTCGTGGTGTTTGGCGTGAGCATGGTGGCGCTGTATTCGGCCAGCGCCAGTTACCACTCGTTTGGCCGCAACGAGCGCAGCATGTTGTGGCTGCGCAAGCTGGACCACGCGGGCATCTTCCTGCTTATTGCGGGCAGTTACACCCCTATCGCCTACTTTGGCCTGCATGGTGTGTGGCAGAGCGTGGTGCTGTGGGTGGTGTGGGGAATTGCACTGACCGGCATCGCTCTGAAGCTGATCACCATGCGTCTGCCACGCTGGGTCAGCACGCTGCTGTACGTGGGCATGGGCTGGCTGGCGGTGATCTTCCTACCGCAACTGATTCACAACCTGCCCCCCGCAGCGATCTTCTGGCTGGCAGCGGGAGGCGTGTTGTATACGCTGGGCG
It includes:
- the trhA gene encoding PAQR family membrane homeostasis protein TrhA; this encodes MKRLLLAPREPVNALTHWAGALAALIVLGPLLWWAHSRGLALWPFVVFGVSMVALYSASASYHSFGRNERSMLWLRKLDHAGIFLLIAGSYTPIAYFGLHGVWQSVVLWVVWGIALTGIALKLITMRLPRWVSTLLYVGMGWLAVIFLPQLIHNLPPAAIFWLAAGGVLYTLGALVYGTKLIKAREKGFWRHWGFHEVWHLFVLGGTGAHVAMMFSLR